The following proteins are encoded in a genomic region of Sulfurovum indicum:
- a CDS encoding YeeE/YedE thiosulfate transporter family protein, which produces MMNRLPWWMGGILMSLLLLLTFSIFGADRPIGASTYVPYFAGIIFDLDPEQYSYLKHIQDPGAWEGVMLFGALFGGFITSVFITKSFRFSLIPSGWKKYKNTSVLSRLLWSFASGFIMIIGARMAGGCTSGHFLSGMSQMAISSMIFGGVVLVTVIVTGRLFYNVKEK; this is translated from the coding sequence ATGATGAACAGATTACCTTGGTGGATGGGCGGTATTTTGATGTCTCTGCTGCTTTTATTGACTTTCTCTATTTTCGGTGCTGACAGGCCGATCGGTGCTTCGACCTATGTTCCCTACTTTGCCGGGATCATTTTTGATCTTGACCCTGAGCAATACAGTTATCTCAAACATATTCAAGATCCCGGTGCCTGGGAAGGAGTGATGCTTTTTGGTGCATTGTTCGGAGGATTTATTACTTCAGTATTTATTACGAAAAGCTTCCGTTTTTCCCTTATCCCAAGCGGATGGAAAAAGTATAAGAACACGTCAGTACTCTCCAGGCTACTTTGGAGCTTTGCTTCAGGATTCATTATGATCATCGGGGCAAGAATGGCAGGCGGGTGCACTTCGGGGCATTTTCTATCCGGAATGAGCCAGATGGCGATCTCTTCAATGATCTTTGGCGGTGTAGTGTTGGTGACAGTGATCGTTACCGGTCGCCTGTTCTACAACGTGAAGGAGAAGTAG